In Nicotiana tabacum cultivar K326 chromosome 2, ASM71507v2, whole genome shotgun sequence, the following proteins share a genomic window:
- the LOC107801328 gene encoding adenylyltransferase and sulfurtransferase MOCS3 yields the protein MDSNGAEATRIREEIESLKANKRNIEQQISALEAQLNQLEVKQVEEREVNCNALCTSPLSNGELGNSNGLSPDMIYRYSRHLLLPSFGVQGQANLLKSSVLVIGAGGLGSPALLYLAACGVGRIGIVDHDVVELNNLQRQIIHTEAYIGKSKVESAAATCRSINSSTQIVEHKEAFRTSNALEIVSKYDVVVDATDNAPSRYMINDCCVVLGKPLISGAALGLEGQLTVYNYNGGPCYRCLFPTPPPTNACQRCADSGVLGVVPGVIGCLQALEAIKVASLVGEPLSGRMLLLDALSGRIRIVKIRGRSLQCEACGEHPVLTRQTFPDFDYEKFTQTPLSTGPLKLNLLSQDARISSKEYNERVTKGEAHVLVDVRPAHHYKIVSLPNSINIPLSTLEGRLSEISAALEKEADKETLDSGSGASLYMICRRGNDSQRAVQLLHKAGFTSAKDIIGGLESWAHNVDPKFPTY from the exons AGAGAAGTCAATTGCAATGCTCTATGTACTTCGCCGCTTTCTAACGGAGAGTTAGGGAATTCAAATGGTCTATCGCCCGATATGATTTATAGATACAGTCGCCACCTATTGCTTCCTTCATTTGGCGTTCAAG GTCAGGCGAATCTATTGAAATCTTCAGTTTTGGTTATTGGAGCTGGAGGTCTAGGATCACCTGCTCTGCTTTATCTTGCTGCCTGTGGAGTTG GTCGAATAGGTATCGTTGATCATGATGTAGTGGAACTTAACAATCTGCAAAGGCAG ATAATTCATACTGAAGCATATATTGGAAAGTCAAAAGTAGAGTCAGCTGCTGCTACCTGTCGCTC GATCAACTCCTCCACTCAGATTGTGGAGCACAAAGAAGCATTCCGCACGTCCAATGCTTTAGAGATCGTGAGCAA ATATGATGTGGTAGTAGATGCAACAGACAATGCTCCAAGCCGCTACATGATCAATGATTGCTGCGTTGTGCTTGGGAAG CCTCTTATATCTGGAGCTGCTCTAGGACTAGAAGGGCAG CTGACAGTCTACAATTACAATGGAGGTCCATGCTATCGATGCCTGTTTCCAACTCCTCCACCCACAAATGCATGTCAGAGATGTGCTGACAGCGGAGTACTGGGAGTTG tTCCAGGTGTTATTGGATGTCTTCAAGCCTTGGAGGCCATAAAAGTTGCTAGCTTGGTTGGAGAACCACTCTCTGGGAGGATGCTTCTTTTGGATGCCCTGTCAGGCCGGATTCGTATT GTCAAAATTCGTGGAAGGTCATTGCAGTGCGAAGCTTGTGGAGAACATCCAGTATTGACAAGGCAGACATTTCCGGATTTCGACTATGAAAAATTTACTCAAACTCCACTATCCACG GGCCCATTGAAGTTGAACCTTCTTTCACAGGATGCTCGAATCAGCAGCAAAGAGTACAACGAGAGAGTGACGAAAGGTGAAGCACATGTATTAGTAGATGTTCGACCAGCTCATCACTATAAGATTGTTTCACTTCCCAACTCTATCAACATCCCTCTATCCACGTTGGAAGGCAGGTTGTCTGAAATATCTGCTGCCTTGGAAAAAGAGGCAGATAAAGAGACGCTCGACAGTGGTTCCGGTGCTTCTCtatatatgatatgcagaagagGTAATGATTCACAAAGGGCTGTTCAATTGCTTCACAAGGCGGGTTTCACTTCAGCAAAGGATATAATAGGGGGCTTAGAGTCGTGGGCGCACAATGTGGATCCAAAGTTCCCCACATACTAA